In the genome of Streptomyces sp. V2I9, one region contains:
- a CDS encoding ECF transporter S component, which translates to MRGTTDVRERAPRPVRLGPKSVAVLVLTGIVGVVAFGWPLLADGRSGLAHAQDAPWLFAVLLPLLVAVAVATISESGMDAKAVAMLGVLAGVGAALRPLGPGTAGLEPMFFLMVLSGRVLGPGFGYVLGSVTMFASALLTGGVGPWMPFQMLSMGWFTMGAGLLPGADRLRGWAESAMLAAYGCVAAFAYGTVMNLQGWTLLTGAGSGITFVEGGPLHENLVRFLAYCAATSLGWDLGRALLTVVLTLTVGPTLLRALRRATRRAAFDARAAFGDPETLGVPGEPETFGEPGTPGAPGGPETFGEPEMPGKPGA; encoded by the coding sequence GTGAGGGGGACGACGGACGTGCGGGAGCGGGCTCCCCGGCCCGTACGGCTCGGACCGAAGTCGGTGGCCGTGCTGGTGCTGACCGGGATCGTCGGCGTGGTCGCGTTCGGGTGGCCGCTGCTGGCGGACGGCAGGTCCGGGCTGGCGCACGCGCAGGACGCGCCCTGGCTGTTCGCGGTACTGCTGCCGCTCCTGGTGGCGGTGGCCGTGGCGACGATCTCCGAGTCCGGGATGGACGCGAAGGCCGTCGCGATGCTCGGCGTGCTGGCGGGGGTGGGTGCGGCGTTGCGCCCGCTGGGGCCCGGCACGGCGGGGCTGGAGCCGATGTTCTTCCTGATGGTGCTGAGCGGGCGGGTGCTGGGCCCCGGATTCGGTTACGTGCTCGGCTCGGTGACCATGTTCGCCTCGGCGCTGCTGACGGGCGGGGTCGGGCCGTGGATGCCGTTCCAGATGCTGTCGATGGGCTGGTTCACCATGGGCGCCGGGCTGCTGCCGGGGGCGGACCGGCTGCGCGGGTGGGCCGAGTCGGCGATGCTGGCGGCGTACGGGTGCGTCGCGGCGTTCGCGTACGGAACGGTGATGAATCTGCAGGGGTGGACGCTCCTCACCGGGGCCGGTTCGGGGATCACCTTCGTCGAGGGCGGCCCGCTGCACGAGAACCTGGTGCGTTTCCTCGCCTACTGTGCGGCGACCTCGCTGGGCTGGGACCTGGGGCGGGCGCTGCTGACGGTGGTGCTGACCCTCACGGTCGGCCCGACGCTGCTGCGGGCGCTGCGCCGGGCCACCCGCCGCGCCGCGTTCGACGCACGCGCCGCGTTCGGGGATCCCGAGACGCTTGGGGTTCCCGGTGAACCGGAGACGTTCGGGGAGCCCGGGACGCCGGGGGCACCCGGAGGGCCGGAGACGTTCGGGGAGCCTGAGATGCCAGGGAAGCCCGGGGCATGA
- a CDS encoding prenyltransferase/squalene oxidase repeat-containing protein: protein MTVRRSAAALATTAVLLGAAAPAAVAAPSPSPTVDLPAGLYGTTDPTYDGVWRQSLAFLAQKIEYVTPSTRAVDWLVGQQCDSGAFPSYRDASKPCDASTVMDTNATAVAVQALVEINQRREDANNGADWLKSVQNEDGGWGYNPGSPSDANSTSLVIGALARTGVPINEVTTPDGNTPYTALQALALPCGDKDGGAFAYQPGKKGELIANPDATAASVLGLMGKGIASGTSNAVEDPTCTKGDDLGPEQSAQNGAFFLADTLKKKPYLELAPMPGAEDTEPQPDYGNTADAVVALAASGHTDKAEASVAWLEKNAAGWSKAGGPAATAQLILAAHATGADARRFGGVDLVKQLNTMGPSPAATALPSPTPTGPQPSSGTGSDDSGLSLGWLIGIGLLAGTGIGFLLSMRRKKQQP from the coding sequence ATGACCGTACGCCGCAGCGCAGCCGCGCTCGCGACCACCGCCGTGCTCCTGGGCGCGGCCGCCCCCGCAGCGGTCGCCGCACCGAGCCCCTCCCCGACGGTGGATCTGCCGGCCGGGCTCTACGGCACCACGGACCCCACCTACGACGGGGTGTGGCGGCAGTCGCTGGCCTTCCTGGCGCAGAAGATCGAGTACGTCACGCCGTCGACGCGGGCGGTGGACTGGCTGGTGGGCCAGCAGTGCGACAGCGGCGCGTTCCCCTCGTACCGGGACGCCTCCAAGCCGTGCGACGCCTCGACGGTGATGGACACCAACGCCACCGCGGTCGCCGTCCAGGCCCTCGTGGAGATCAACCAGCGCCGCGAGGACGCCAACAACGGGGCCGACTGGCTCAAGTCCGTGCAGAACGAGGACGGCGGCTGGGGCTACAACCCCGGCAGCCCGAGCGACGCGAACTCGACGTCCCTCGTGATCGGCGCCCTGGCCCGTACCGGCGTCCCCATCAACGAGGTCACCACCCCCGACGGCAACACCCCGTACACCGCGCTGCAGGCCCTCGCCCTCCCGTGCGGCGACAAGGACGGCGGGGCGTTCGCCTACCAGCCGGGCAAGAAGGGCGAGCTCATCGCCAACCCGGACGCCACCGCGGCCTCCGTGCTCGGCCTGATGGGCAAGGGCATCGCCTCCGGTACGTCCAACGCGGTCGAGGACCCCACCTGCACGAAGGGCGACGACCTCGGCCCGGAGCAGAGCGCCCAGAACGGGGCCTTCTTCCTCGCGGACACGCTGAAGAAGAAGCCGTACCTGGAGCTGGCCCCGATGCCGGGCGCCGAGGACACCGAGCCGCAGCCCGACTACGGCAACACCGCGGACGCGGTCGTCGCCCTCGCCGCCTCCGGGCACACGGACAAGGCCGAGGCGTCCGTCGCCTGGCTGGAGAAGAACGCCGCCGGCTGGTCGAAGGCCGGCGGACCGGCCGCCACCGCGCAGCTGATCCTCGCGGCGCACGCCACCGGTGCGGACGCCCGCCGCTTCGGCGGCGTCGACCTCGTCAAGCAGCTCAACACCATGGGCCCCTCCCCGGCCGCCACCGCCCTCCCCTCGCCCACCCCGACCGGTCCGCAGCCCTCCAGCGGCACCGGCAGCGACGACAGCGGACTGAGCCTGGGGTGGCTGATCGGCATCGGGCTGCTCGCGGGCACCGGCATCGGCTTCCTGCTCAGCATGCGCCGGAAGAAGCAGCAGCCGTGA
- a CDS encoding energy-coupling factor transporter transmembrane protein EcfT: MTGSPAPARLLRRALHAPEADRGNALPAGAWWLWALGLATAASRTTNPLILGLLVGVAGYVVAARRTDAPWARSYGAFVKLGLFVVALRLLFSVFLGSSIPGTHTVLTLPELPLPDWMRGVRIGGRVTAEQLVHALYDGMKLATLLICVGAANALANPARLLKSLPGALYEAGVAVVVAMTFAPNMVADVARLRHARRLRGRPTGGVRAVAQIGLPVVEGALERSVAVAASMDARGYGRTARVPASVRRTTNVLTLGGLLGMCAGTYGLLAAQGAVYGLPLLLAGLVVAMAGLRLGGRRSVRTRYRPDRWGVRAWLVACSGAVVAAAMIWAVAVDPGSLRPGVVPLAAPVLPLWPAAAVLVGLLPALVAPVPPSSRTTTGQAHRGKEQA, encoded by the coding sequence GTGACCGGCTCCCCCGCCCCGGCCCGGCTGCTGCGCCGTGCCCTGCACGCCCCCGAGGCGGACCGCGGCAACGCGCTGCCCGCCGGGGCGTGGTGGCTGTGGGCCCTGGGTCTGGCCACCGCCGCGTCCCGGACGACCAACCCCCTGATCCTCGGGCTGCTGGTCGGGGTGGCCGGATATGTGGTGGCGGCGCGGCGTACGGACGCGCCGTGGGCGCGTTCGTACGGGGCGTTCGTCAAGCTCGGGCTGTTCGTCGTGGCGCTGCGGCTGCTGTTCTCCGTCTTCCTCGGCTCGTCGATCCCCGGCACGCACACCGTGCTGACCCTGCCCGAACTGCCGCTGCCCGACTGGATGCGGGGCGTGCGGATCGGCGGCCGGGTCACCGCCGAGCAGCTGGTGCACGCGCTGTACGACGGAATGAAGCTGGCCACCCTGCTGATCTGCGTCGGCGCGGCCAACGCGCTGGCCAATCCGGCACGGCTGCTGAAGTCGCTGCCCGGCGCGCTGTACGAGGCGGGGGTCGCCGTCGTGGTCGCCATGACGTTCGCGCCGAACATGGTGGCCGACGTGGCCCGGTTGCGTCACGCGCGCCGGCTGCGGGGCCGGCCGACCGGGGGCGTGCGGGCGGTGGCGCAGATCGGGCTGCCGGTGGTGGAGGGCGCGCTGGAGCGGTCGGTGGCGGTGGCCGCGTCGATGGACGCGCGCGGGTACGGGCGTACCGCACGGGTGCCGGCCTCCGTCCGGCGCACCACCAACGTGCTGACGCTGGGCGGGCTGCTCGGAATGTGCGCCGGCACGTACGGGCTGCTGGCCGCGCAGGGGGCGGTGTACGGGCTGCCGTTGCTGCTGGCCGGGCTGGTCGTGGCGATGGCCGGGCTGCGGCTCGGCGGGCGGCGCTCGGTGCGGACCCGCTACCGGCCGGACCGCTGGGGTGTGCGGGCCTGGCTGGTGGCGTGCTCGGGTGCGGTGGTCGCAGCGGCGATGATCTGGGCGGTCGCGGTCGATCCGGGGTCGCTGCGGCCCGGTGTCGTTCCGCTGGCCGCGCCGGTGCTGCCGCTGTGGCCGGCGGCGGCGGTGCTGGTCGGGCTGCTGCCCGCGCTGGTCGCCCCCGTACCACCGTCGTCCCGGACGACGACCGGACAGGCACATCGTGGCAAGGAGCAGGCGTGA
- a CDS encoding phosphatase PAP2 family protein yields the protein MERWEGRRSVVNADHSVRGDAATDGGATGSGLTRALLWLVVAALAVRQVAVVLRQPPGERLLDLETWIGENGVLHVTGSLYDGGRFTGTPFAGLVLKPLTASAQQTLGVAWTFGSLLLVVALGLVAARALPSPVGRRTALLAAPVAISLFMLSLPVRNALHLGQTSVLPVLLVLLAWFVVREHRAAGVLVGLAAAFQPVLLLFAVLLWLTGRRQASVSAGVTFALATAVAWAAAPKDSWTYWVHHLAGAGLGERPDSPANQSLHGALLRLGLEGPLEIGLFLAIAAAVVVVGLRRAVRYAQDGQVLLAVAVTGCAVVAVSPTAWQHQLLWVLLAVVGRVGKRASDRLVWPSVVVLAITLPGTMLLPNITTLHPVRDNVLLLAALGAACLAPFLPRTSPYWQHPVPTDYAQPVAARWRRVPLLPFWRRVLTRPNLLLELLLIRVVYSAYAQVRLAATAGRPLAEEHGRQIHAIEQWLHIDIEHWVNHTVVRIDWLREFFDYYYLTFHFIVPLTILGVLYARRPADYRWVRSSIGFATLLALVGFWLYPLAPPRLMPGLGFIDTVHGVQDFAKPDYGTLTTVTNQYAAMPSLHFGWSLWCGVVIVMLAPKLWMKALGLMHPLFTIAAIVATANHWVLDAAGGALVVSLGFGLTYLLSGPRKLMTDVERATDAKDATKEAADGEPGAAEPAEPEPARPTLPAEPALVPEREPSEKLAGT from the coding sequence ATGGAACGGTGGGAGGGTCGGCGCAGCGTGGTGAATGCGGATCACAGTGTGCGCGGGGACGCGGCGACGGACGGAGGAGCGACGGGCAGCGGGCTGACCCGCGCCCTGCTCTGGCTGGTCGTGGCCGCGCTGGCGGTACGGCAGGTGGCGGTGGTGCTCCGGCAGCCACCGGGGGAACGACTCCTCGATCTGGAGACCTGGATCGGGGAGAACGGCGTGCTGCACGTGACGGGCTCGCTGTACGACGGCGGCCGGTTCACCGGCACGCCCTTCGCCGGTCTCGTCCTGAAGCCCCTCACCGCATCGGCCCAGCAGACCCTGGGCGTCGCCTGGACGTTCGGGTCCCTCCTGCTCGTCGTCGCCCTCGGCCTCGTCGCGGCGCGGGCGCTGCCCTCCCCGGTGGGCCGCCGGACGGCCCTGCTCGCGGCCCCTGTCGCGATCAGCCTGTTCATGCTGTCGCTGCCGGTGCGCAACGCCCTGCACCTGGGCCAGACGAGCGTCCTGCCCGTCCTGCTGGTACTGCTGGCCTGGTTCGTCGTCCGGGAGCACCGGGCGGCGGGTGTCCTGGTCGGTCTCGCCGCCGCCTTCCAGCCGGTGCTGCTGCTCTTCGCCGTCCTCCTGTGGCTGACCGGCCGGCGGCAGGCGTCGGTGAGCGCGGGCGTGACCTTCGCCCTCGCCACGGCCGTCGCGTGGGCCGCCGCGCCGAAGGACTCGTGGACGTACTGGGTGCACCACCTCGCGGGCGCCGGGCTGGGTGAGCGGCCGGACAGCCCGGCCAACCAGTCCTTGCACGGGGCGCTGCTCCGGCTCGGCCTCGAAGGCCCCCTGGAGATCGGCCTCTTCCTGGCGATCGCCGCCGCCGTGGTGGTCGTCGGGCTACGGCGCGCCGTGCGGTACGCGCAGGACGGGCAGGTGCTCCTCGCGGTGGCCGTGACCGGCTGTGCCGTGGTCGCCGTCTCGCCGACCGCCTGGCAGCACCAGCTCCTCTGGGTGCTCCTCGCCGTCGTCGGCCGGGTCGGCAAGCGGGCCTCCGACCGGCTGGTCTGGCCGTCCGTGGTGGTCCTGGCCATCACCCTGCCGGGCACGATGCTGCTGCCGAACATCACGACGCTCCACCCCGTACGCGACAACGTGCTGCTCCTCGCCGCGCTCGGTGCGGCCTGCCTCGCCCCGTTCCTGCCCCGCACCTCGCCGTACTGGCAGCACCCTGTCCCCACGGACTACGCGCAACCGGTCGCGGCGCGCTGGAGACGGGTACCGCTCCTGCCGTTCTGGCGCCGGGTCCTCACCCGCCCCAATCTGCTGCTGGAACTCCTGCTCATCCGGGTCGTCTACTCCGCCTACGCGCAGGTCCGCCTCGCCGCCACGGCGGGCCGCCCGCTCGCCGAGGAGCACGGCCGGCAGATCCACGCCATCGAGCAGTGGCTGCACATCGACATCGAGCACTGGGTCAACCACACGGTCGTCCGGATCGACTGGCTGCGCGAGTTCTTCGACTACTACTACCTGACCTTCCACTTCATCGTCCCGCTGACGATCCTCGGCGTGCTGTACGCGCGCCGCCCCGCCGACTACCGCTGGGTCCGCTCCTCCATCGGCTTCGCCACCCTGCTCGCGCTCGTCGGCTTCTGGCTCTACCCCCTGGCCCCGCCCCGGCTCATGCCCGGCCTCGGCTTCATCGACACCGTGCACGGGGTGCAGGACTTCGCCAAGCCCGACTACGGGACGCTGACCACCGTCACCAACCAGTACGCGGCGATGCCGTCGCTCCACTTCGGCTGGTCGCTGTGGTGCGGGGTGGTCATCGTGATGCTGGCCCCGAAGCTGTGGATGAAGGCGCTCGGGCTGATGCACCCGCTCTTCACCATCGCCGCGATCGTGGCCACCGCCAACCACTGGGTGCTCGACGCGGCGGGCGGCGCCCTCGTCGTCTCGCTGGGCTTCGGGCTGACGTACCTGCTGTCGGGCCCGCGGAAGCTGATGACCGACGTGGAACGGGCCACCGACGCGAAGGACGCCACGAAGGAGGCGGCGGACGGGGAGCCGGGGGCGGCGGAGCCCGCGGAGCCGGAACCGGCGCGTCCCACGCTGCCGGCCGAGCCAGCCCTCGTACCGGAACGCGAACCGTCCGAGAAGCTCGCGGGCACGTAG
- a CDS encoding TetR family transcriptional regulator, translating to MTADARPAAPALTERQEARRRRILHACAQLAGRGGFEAVQMREVAEAAGVALGTLYRYFPSKIHLLVATMQDQLQQLHTTLRDHPPAGDDAAGRVAGTLMRAFRALQREPHLAEAMVRALTFADRGVSAEVDAVSRLTTAIILDATGLEHPTPEQLSAVRVIEHTWHSALITWLSGRASIARVRTDIETACRLIDLTSADRSA from the coding sequence ATGACCGCGGACGCCAGACCGGCAGCGCCTGCGCTGACCGAGCGCCAGGAGGCCCGTCGCCGCCGCATCCTGCATGCCTGCGCGCAGCTGGCCGGCCGGGGCGGCTTCGAGGCGGTGCAGATGCGGGAGGTGGCCGAGGCCGCCGGGGTCGCGCTCGGCACCCTCTACCGCTACTTCCCCTCCAAGATCCATCTGCTGGTCGCCACCATGCAGGACCAGCTCCAGCAGCTGCACACCACGCTCCGCGACCACCCTCCGGCCGGCGACGACGCGGCCGGGCGGGTGGCCGGAACCCTGATGCGCGCCTTCCGCGCCCTGCAACGCGAACCGCACCTGGCCGAGGCCATGGTCCGCGCCCTCACCTTCGCGGATCGCGGCGTGAGCGCCGAGGTGGACGCGGTCTCCCGGCTCACGACGGCGATCATCCTGGACGCGACGGGCCTGGAGCACCCCACCCCCGAACAGCTCTCCGCGGTCCGGGTCATCGAGCACACCTGGCACTCGGCGCTGATCACCTGGCTGTCGGGGCGGGCCTCGATCGCCCGGGTGAGGACCGACATCGAAACGGCCTGCCGCCTCATCGACCTGACGTCTGCCGACCGATCGGCCTGA
- a CDS encoding ABC transporter ATP-binding protein: MIRFERVSVRYEGSARPTLSGVDLTVPEGELVLLVGPSGIGKSTLLGAVSGLVPHFTGGLLSGRVTVGGRDTRTHKPRELADLVGTVGQDPLAHFVTDTVEDELAYGMESLGLAPDVMRRRVEETLDLLGLAELRDRPITTLSGGQQQRVAIGSVLTPHPKVLVLDEPTSALDPAAAEEVLAVLQRLVHDLGTTVFMAEHRLERVVQYADQVVLLPAPGAPPVMGPPAEIMKVSPVRPPVAELGLLAGWDPLPLSVRDARRAAGGLRERLAGAVPARAEAPGAPRPVPPVPAAGEPPRPGRFARLLGRGGERSRTEGLRPSGGSAVPPAADAVTRVDGLGVRRGRVEALRRVSLTVAPGETVALMGRNGAGKSTLLGALVGMTEPTAGTVRVGGLDPARTDPRTMVRRVGLVPQEPRDLLYADTVAAECAAADRDAGAAEGTCRALVSELVPGVADDTHPRDLSEGQRLALALALVLTGRPPLLLLDEPTRGLDYAAKARLVGVLRGLAAEGHAIVLATHDVELAAELAHRVVILADGEVVADGPTGQVVVSSPAFAPQTAKILAPQEWLTVSRVRAALEAGA, encoded by the coding sequence GTGATCAGGTTCGAGCGGGTCTCCGTGCGGTACGAGGGATCGGCGCGCCCCACGCTGTCCGGGGTCGATCTCACGGTTCCCGAGGGCGAGCTCGTGCTGCTCGTCGGACCCTCCGGTATCGGTAAGTCGACTCTGCTGGGTGCGGTCTCGGGGCTCGTCCCGCATTTCACGGGTGGGTTGCTGTCCGGCCGGGTCACGGTGGGCGGGCGCGACACCCGTACGCACAAGCCCCGCGAACTGGCCGATCTGGTCGGGACGGTGGGCCAGGACCCGCTCGCCCACTTCGTCACGGACACGGTCGAGGACGAGCTGGCGTACGGCATGGAGTCGCTCGGCCTGGCCCCGGACGTGATGCGCCGCCGGGTGGAGGAGACGCTCGACCTGCTGGGCCTGGCCGAGCTGCGTGACCGGCCCATCACGACGCTGTCGGGCGGCCAGCAGCAGCGGGTCGCGATCGGTTCGGTACTGACCCCGCACCCGAAGGTGCTGGTGCTCGACGAGCCGACCTCGGCGCTGGACCCGGCGGCGGCCGAGGAGGTCCTCGCGGTGCTCCAGCGGCTGGTCCACGACCTGGGCACGACCGTGTTCATGGCCGAGCACCGGCTGGAGCGGGTGGTGCAGTACGCGGACCAGGTCGTCCTGCTGCCCGCCCCCGGCGCTCCTCCGGTGATGGGGCCGCCCGCCGAGATCATGAAGGTGTCGCCGGTCCGGCCGCCGGTGGCCGAGCTGGGCCTGCTGGCGGGCTGGGACCCGCTGCCGCTGTCGGTGCGGGACGCCCGGCGCGCGGCGGGCGGGCTGCGGGAGCGGCTGGCGGGCGCGGTACCCGCGCGGGCGGAGGCCCCCGGTGCGCCGAGGCCGGTGCCGCCCGTTCCGGCCGCCGGGGAGCCGCCGCGGCCGGGCCGGTTCGCCCGCCTGCTGGGCCGCGGCGGGGAGCGGAGCCGGACGGAAGGCTTGCGCCCGTCCGGTGGATCCGCCGTCCCGCCCGCCGCCGACGCGGTCACGCGGGTCGACGGGCTCGGGGTGCGGCGCGGCCGGGTCGAGGCGTTGCGACGGGTGTCGCTGACCGTGGCACCGGGCGAGACGGTGGCCCTGATGGGGCGCAACGGGGCCGGCAAGTCCACGCTGCTCGGGGCCCTCGTCGGGATGACCGAGCCCACCGCGGGCACCGTGCGCGTCGGCGGTCTGGACCCCGCCCGGACGGACCCGCGGACGATGGTGCGCCGGGTCGGCCTCGTACCGCAGGAGCCGCGCGATCTGCTGTACGCGGACACGGTGGCCGCCGAGTGCGCCGCCGCCGACCGGGACGCGGGCGCGGCGGAGGGCACGTGCCGGGCGCTGGTGTCGGAGCTGGTTCCGGGGGTCGCGGACGACACCCACCCCCGTGATCTGTCGGAGGGGCAGCGGCTCGCCCTGGCGCTGGCCCTGGTGCTGACGGGCCGGCCGCCGCTGTTGCTGCTGGACGAGCCGACGCGCGGCCTGGACTACGCGGCGAAGGCCCGGCTCGTCGGGGTGCTGCGGGGGCTGGCGGCCGAGGGGCACGCGATCGTCCTGGCGACGCACGACGTGGAGCTGGCGGCGGAGCTGGCGCACCGGGTGGTGATCCTCGCCGACGGGGAGGTGGTCGCGGACGGGCCGACCGGGCAGGTGGTGGTCTCCTCGCCCGCGTTCGCCCCGCAGACGGCGAAGATCCTGGCCCCGCAGGAGTGGCTGACCGTCTCCCGGGTGCGCGCGGCGCTGGAGGCGGGAGCGTGA
- a CDS encoding glycosyltransferase family 4 protein, with protein MTAEAIETGPRTGGGTTAGTADRPLRIALLTYKGNPFCGGQGVYVRHLSRELARLGHSVEVIGAQPYPVLDEGVPLTELASLDLYRQPDPFRTPKRGEYRDWIDLAEVATMWTGGFPEPLTFSLRARRHLLARRGEFDVVHDNQTLGYGLLGDIGAPLVTTIHHPITVDRRLDLAAATGRRRRASVRRWYAFTRMQKRVARKLDTVLTVSGSSRDEIVEDLGVRADRISVVHIGADTDLWSPDPSVAEVPGRIVTTSSADVPLKGLVHLVDALAKLRTGNSDAHLVVVGKRAEDGPVARAIEGHGLTDAVRFVKGISDAELVDLVRSAQVSCVPSLYEGFSLPAAEAMATGTPLVATTGGAIPEVSGRDGETCLAVAPGDSDALAGALARLLDSPELRARLGAAGRERVLANFTWARAAAGTAELYRRAIAARAVRR; from the coding sequence GTGACCGCTGAGGCCATAGAGACAGGCCCCCGCACGGGCGGCGGCACCACCGCCGGGACCGCCGACCGGCCGTTGCGCATCGCACTCCTCACCTACAAGGGCAACCCGTTCTGCGGTGGCCAGGGCGTGTACGTGCGCCACCTCAGCCGGGAGCTGGCCCGTCTCGGCCACAGCGTCGAAGTGATCGGTGCGCAGCCCTACCCGGTGCTCGACGAGGGCGTCCCGCTCACCGAACTGGCGAGCCTGGACCTCTACCGGCAGCCGGACCCGTTCCGTACGCCGAAGCGCGGCGAGTACCGGGACTGGATCGACCTCGCCGAGGTCGCCACCATGTGGACCGGCGGCTTCCCCGAACCTCTCACCTTCAGCCTCCGTGCCCGCCGCCATCTCCTCGCCCGGCGCGGCGAGTTCGACGTCGTCCACGACAACCAGACCCTCGGGTACGGGCTTCTCGGAGACATCGGGGCCCCGCTGGTGACGACGATCCACCACCCCATAACCGTCGACCGCAGGCTCGACCTGGCGGCCGCGACCGGCCGCCGCCGACGCGCCTCCGTACGCCGCTGGTACGCCTTCACCCGTATGCAGAAGCGGGTCGCCCGCAAGCTGGACACCGTCCTCACCGTCTCCGGCTCCTCCCGCGACGAGATCGTCGAGGACCTCGGCGTACGCGCGGACCGGATCAGCGTCGTCCACATCGGCGCCGACACCGACCTGTGGTCGCCCGACCCCTCCGTCGCCGAGGTTCCGGGCCGCATCGTCACCACCTCCAGCGCCGACGTCCCTCTCAAGGGCCTCGTCCACCTCGTCGACGCGCTCGCCAAGCTCCGCACCGGCAACTCCGACGCCCACCTCGTCGTCGTGGGCAAGCGCGCCGAGGACGGGCCGGTCGCCCGCGCGATCGAGGGGCACGGGCTCACGGACGCGGTCCGGTTCGTCAAGGGGATCAGCGACGCCGAGCTGGTCGACCTCGTCCGCAGCGCCCAGGTCTCCTGTGTGCCCTCGCTGTACGAGGGCTTCTCGCTGCCCGCCGCCGAAGCCATGGCCACCGGCACCCCTCTCGTGGCGACCACGGGCGGTGCGATACCCGAGGTCTCCGGCCGCGACGGGGAGACCTGCCTCGCCGTGGCCCCCGGCGACTCCGACGCGCTGGCCGGGGCGCTGGCCCGGCTGCTGGACAGCCCCGAGCTGCGGGCCCGGCTCGGCGCCGCCGGCCGCGAACGGGTGCTGGCCAACTTCACCTGGGCGCGGGCGGCTGCCGGAACGGCCGAGCTGTACCGTCGGGCGATCGCCGCCCGCGCAGTCCGCCGGTGA
- a CDS encoding SCO2322 family protein: MRSRTRPAAAAAFPARLRAPLVALLAALAAASAVLLGGAGSAEAAGYRYWSFWQGNGETWEYATQGPSLLRPDDGAVQGFRFAVSEDSGDAAQPRRAPDFGAICAGTPAKDGAKRVALVIDAGTAADAPGGEKPPAPRTACAQVAPDASSAEALAAVAKPLRYDSSAMLCAISGYPRTGCGEQVSGDTSTAEPSGTAETAGDRGKDEGVEGGDGPSAGLLVGVAAVLLLGVAAVVQARRRR, translated from the coding sequence GTGAGGTCCCGGACCCGCCCGGCGGCCGCCGCGGCGTTCCCGGCGCGGCTGCGCGCCCCTCTCGTCGCGCTGCTCGCCGCCCTCGCCGCCGCCTCCGCCGTCCTGCTGGGCGGCGCGGGGAGCGCCGAGGCCGCCGGGTACCGCTACTGGTCCTTCTGGCAGGGCAACGGCGAGACCTGGGAGTACGCCACCCAGGGGCCGTCCCTCCTGCGCCCGGACGACGGCGCGGTGCAGGGCTTCCGGTTCGCCGTGAGCGAGGACTCGGGCGACGCCGCCCAGCCGCGCCGCGCCCCGGACTTCGGGGCGATCTGCGCGGGCACCCCGGCGAAGGACGGCGCCAAGCGGGTGGCGCTGGTGATCGACGCGGGTACGGCGGCGGACGCACCGGGCGGGGAGAAGCCGCCCGCCCCGCGCACGGCCTGCGCGCAGGTCGCGCCGGACGCCAGCAGCGCGGAGGCGCTCGCGGCGGTGGCGAAGCCGCTGCGGTACGACAGCAGCGCCATGCTCTGCGCGATCTCCGGCTACCCGAGGACGGGCTGCGGCGAGCAGGTGTCCGGCGACACCTCCACCGCCGAGCCGTCCGGCACCGCGGAGACGGCCGGTGACCGGGGGAAGGACGAGGGCGTCGAGGGCGGCGACGGTCCGTCCGCCGGGCTTCTCGTCGGCGTCGCCGCCGTCCTGCTGCTGGGCGTCGCCGCCGTGGTCCAGGCCCGCCGCCGCCGGTGA